The proteins below come from a single Miscanthus floridulus cultivar M001 chromosome 1, ASM1932011v1, whole genome shotgun sequence genomic window:
- the LOC136503763 gene encoding allene oxide synthase 2-like: protein MASSDGGSSAPKELPGSYGLPLVGAVRDRLDFYYFQGQDKYFESRVERYGSTVVRMNVPPGPFMARDPRVVAVLDAKSFPVLFDMDKVEKKDLFTGTYMPSTSLTGGYRVCSYLDPSEPTHTKVKQMLFSLLLSRKDDVIPAFRSNFSALLATVESELAKGGKAEFNKLNDVTSFDFIGEAYFGVRPSATDLGSGGPTKAAKWLIWQLHPLVTLGLPMVLEEPLLHTFHLPPFLVKGDYRALYKYFSTAAKQALDTAEGLGLSRVEACHNLLFATTFNSYGGLKVLFPGLLANVASAGEKLHERLVAEIRGAVAEAGGKVTLAAVEKMELAKSVVWESLRLDPPVKFQYGHAKKDLQIESHDAVFQVKKGEMLFGYQPCATRDPRVFGDTAKEFVPDRFVGEEGSKLLQYVYWSNGRETENPSVDNKQCPGKNFVVLVGRLFLVELFLRYDTFTAEVGTELLGTSVVFTGVTKATTGPGSE from the coding sequence ATGGCGAGCTCCGATGGTGGTTCCAGCGCCCCCAAGGAGCTGCCGGGCAGCTACGGGCTGCCGCTGGTGGGCGCCGTGCGCGACCGCCTCGACTTCTACTACTTCCAGGGGCAGGACAAGTACTTCGAGTCCCGCGTGGAGCGCTACGGCTCCACCGTGGTGCGCATGAACGTGCCGCCGGGCCCCTTCATGGCGCGCGACCCGCGGGTGGTGGCGGTCCTGGACGCCAAGAGCTTCCCCGTGCTCTTCGACATGGACAAGGTGGAGAAGAAGGACCTGTTCACGGGCACCTACATGCCCTCCACCTCCCTCACCGGCGGCTACCGGGTCTGCTCCTACCTCGACCCCTCCGAGCCCACCCACACCAAGGTGAAGCAGATGCTATTCTCCCTCCTGCTCTCCCGCAAGGACGACGTCATCCCGGCCTTCCGCTCCAACTTCTCCGCGCTGCTCGCCACCGTCGAGTCGGAGCTCGCCAAGGGCGGCAAGGCCGAGTTCAACAAGCTCAACGACGTCACCTCCTTCGACTTCATCGGCGAGGCCTACTTCGGCGTGCGGCCCTCGGCGACGGACCTCGGCAGCGGCGGGCCGACCAAGGCGGCCAAGTGGCTCATCTGGCAGCTCCACCCGCTCGTCACGCTCGGCCTCCCCATGGTGCTCGAGGAGCCGCTGCTGCACACGTTCCACCTCCCGCCCTTCCTCGTCAAGGGCGACTACAGGGCGCTGTACAAGTACTTCTCCACGGCGGCGAAGCAGGCGCTGGACACCGCCGAGGGACTGGGCCTGTCGCGCGTGGAGGCCTGCCACAACCTGCTCTTCGCCACCACCTTCAACAGCTACGGCGGGCTCAAGGTGCTGTTCCCGGGCCTCCTGGCCAACGTCGCCAGCGCCGGCGAGAAGCTCCACGAGCGGCTGGTGGCCGAGATCCGCGGCGCCGTGGCCGAGGCCGGCGGCAAGGTCACCCTCGCGGCGGTGGAGAAGATGGAGCTGGCCAAGTCCGTGGTGTGGGAGTCGCTGCGCCTGGACCCGCCCGTCAAGTTCCAGTACGGGCACGCCAAGAAGGACCTGCAGATCGAGAGCCACGACGCCGTGTTCCAGGTGAAGAAGGGCGAGATGCTGTTCGGCTACCAGCCGTGCGCCACCAGGGACCCCCGCGTGTTCGGCGACACGGCCAAGGAGTTCGTGCCCGACCGGTTCGTCGGCGAGGAGGGCAGCAAGCTGCTGCAGTACGTGTACTGGTCCAACGGCCGCGAGACCGAGAACCCAAGCGTCGACAACAAGCAGTGCCCCGGCAAGAACTTTGTGGTGCTCGTCGGCAGGCTCTTCCTCGTCGAGCTCTTCCTCCGTTACGATACCTTCACCGCCGAGGTCGGCACGGAGCTGCTCGGCACAAGTGTCGTCTTCACCGGCGTGACGAAAGCTACCACCGGTCCGGGCAGCGAGTAA